From a single Kitasatospora sp. NBC_00458 genomic region:
- a CDS encoding ABC transporter permease, translated as MSTMPYAVSDSLTMLRRNLKHARRYPAMTFAVVLMPVMMLLLFNYAYGGALGSGIGAGEYIDYVTPGIVLMAATSGALVTAVGVCVDMTEGIVNRFRTMAVSRSAFLTGHVVGSLIQTVLGLLLVLAAAFAMGFRSDATPVEWLAAGGLLVFVTLALTWLAAGIGLVARTPESASNLPMPLQFLPFVGSAIVPPDSMPTGLRLFAEYQPFTPVIETLRGLLTGTAIGGSAPAALAWCVALTGVGFLWARATFRRPVRR; from the coding sequence GTGAGCACGATGCCCTACGCCGTGAGCGACTCCCTGACGATGCTCCGGCGCAACCTCAAGCACGCGCGGCGGTACCCGGCGATGACCTTCGCGGTCGTGCTGATGCCGGTGATGATGCTGCTGCTCTTCAACTACGCCTACGGCGGCGCGCTGGGCAGCGGGATCGGCGCCGGCGAGTACATCGACTACGTGACGCCCGGCATCGTCCTGATGGCGGCGACGTCCGGGGCGCTGGTGACGGCGGTCGGCGTCTGCGTCGACATGACCGAGGGCATCGTCAACCGGTTCCGGACGATGGCGGTCTCGCGGTCGGCCTTCCTGACCGGGCACGTGGTCGGCAGCCTGATCCAGACCGTGCTGGGGCTGCTGCTGGTCCTCGCCGCCGCGTTCGCGATGGGTTTCCGGTCCGACGCCACGCCGGTGGAGTGGCTGGCCGCGGGCGGACTGCTGGTCTTCGTGACGCTCGCCCTGACCTGGCTCGCGGCCGGGATCGGCCTGGTCGCCAGGACGCCCGAGAGCGCGAGCAACCTGCCGATGCCGCTCCAGTTCCTGCCCTTCGTCGGCAGCGCCATCGTCCCGCCGGACTCGATGCCGACCGGCCTGCGCCTGTTCGCCGAGTACCAGCCGTTCACCCCGGTCATCGAGACCCTGCGGGGTCTGTTGACGGGCACCGCGATAGGCGGGAGTGCGCCGGCGGCCCTGGCCTGGTGCGTCGCCCTCACCGGGGTCGGCTTCCTCTGGGCCCGCGCCACCTTCCGCCGTCCGGTGCGGCGGTAG